The proteins below come from a single Salinilacihabitans rarus genomic window:
- a CDS encoding helix-turn-helix transcriptional regulator, with protein MRVTTDRVVVVVLVVAAVLSLAPVGTSAAPASDGTTRAAVEDVPTADTTVTRIEVAADGSARWSVTVRTRLEDDADVADYEAFQERFRADREAYADRFERRMTGVVSNAADATGRNMTATEFRVRTSIQEVPRRWGVVTYSFTWTNFAAVDGEAVVVGDVFEGGFYLDDDDSLQLVPPQGYVATSVSPSPDEVDGTTAVWIGPDNFAARQPTARFEPTEASDGSDGFGLGPVGSAIVDGGAVPVGLVLAVVIVAVGVSFARQRGVVAPVASRLSSPELASESADADADADDDDEAAGDAGQPSEPIGRAPSPDLATDDDRVLALLERNGGRMRQATIAEELEWSASKTSRVVSRMADEGTVEKLRVGRENVIDLCEGDD; from the coding sequence GTGAGAGTCACGACTGATCGAGTCGTCGTGGTCGTTCTCGTCGTGGCGGCCGTCCTCTCGCTCGCTCCCGTCGGGACCTCCGCTGCTCCCGCTTCGGACGGGACCACCCGGGCTGCGGTCGAGGACGTACCCACGGCTGACACGACCGTCACACGAATCGAGGTCGCGGCCGACGGGTCGGCCCGCTGGTCGGTGACGGTCCGAACGCGACTCGAGGACGACGCCGACGTCGCCGACTACGAGGCCTTCCAGGAGCGATTCCGTGCCGACCGGGAGGCGTACGCCGATCGGTTCGAACGGCGCATGACCGGCGTCGTCTCGAACGCGGCGGACGCGACCGGGCGGAACATGACCGCAACGGAGTTCCGCGTGCGGACGTCGATCCAGGAGGTCCCGAGACGGTGGGGCGTCGTCACCTACTCGTTCACCTGGACGAACTTCGCCGCCGTCGACGGAGAGGCCGTCGTCGTCGGCGACGTGTTCGAGGGCGGGTTCTACCTCGACGACGACGACAGCCTCCAACTCGTGCCGCCCCAGGGGTACGTGGCGACGTCGGTCTCGCCGTCGCCGGACGAGGTCGACGGCACGACGGCAGTCTGGATCGGCCCGGACAACTTCGCCGCCCGGCAACCGACCGCCCGCTTCGAGCCCACAGAAGCGAGCGACGGTTCGGACGGTTTCGGCCTCGGTCCGGTCGGGTCCGCGATCGTCGATGGCGGGGCCGTCCCCGTCGGCCTCGTCTTGGCCGTCGTGATAGTGGCCGTCGGCGTCTCCTTCGCGCGGCAGCGTGGCGTCGTCGCCCCGGTCGCGTCTCGGCTCTCGTCACCCGAGTTGGCGTCCGAATCCGCCGACGCCGACGCCGACGCCGACGACGACGACGAGGCGGCGGGCGACGCCGGGCAGCCGAGCGAACCGATCGGGCGGGCGCCGTCGCCCGACCTCGCGACCGACGACGACCGGGTTCTGGCGCTGCTCGAACGCAACGGCGGCCGAATGCGACAGGCGACTATCGCCGAGGAACTCGAGTGGTCCGCCTCGAAGACGTCTCGAGTCGTCTCCAGGATGGCAGACGAGGGCACCGTCGAGAAGCTTCGAGTCGGTCGCGAGAACGTCATCGACCTCTGCGAGGGGGACGACTGA
- the gatB gene encoding Asp-tRNA(Asn)/Glu-tRNA(Gln) amidotransferase subunit GatB — translation MTAQTAQRGDLVTVIGLEVHVQLETNTKIFCGCPTEPAEEPNVNVCPVCLGLPGSLPVLNEAAVEAAVKVGKAIDADIPEETRFHRKNYYYPDLPKNFQITQYDEPICRDGELEISVEGERHTVTIERAHLEEDPGSLQHVGGGIDAADYTLVDYNRAGVPLMEVVTAPDFRSPSEVRAFLAELEEVLEYLGVFDASRDGSLRVDANLSIIDADEVGDDGEIGSEALAAANRTEVKNISSHKGAEKALAYEETRQRNAVQRGRAVEQETRHWDEAKGVTVSMRSKEAEKDYRYFEEADLPPLRVSGWKEEIEIPELPRARRERFSEEYGLSEEAASKLTSTKQVADFYEDVASAFDPDLAATWVADELLGELNYRDMAITDLEGRLDEVTRLVELVADDEITAKNAREVVLRGMLDDGDDPDTIVEREGLGKTGADEVEAAVREAIEENPDAVADVEAGEDGAINFLVGQVMQKTGGSADPGDVNQLLRAELES, via the coding sequence ATGACCGCGCAAACCGCCCAGCGGGGCGACCTCGTCACCGTCATCGGCCTCGAGGTCCACGTCCAGCTGGAGACGAACACCAAGATCTTCTGTGGCTGTCCGACCGAGCCGGCCGAGGAGCCCAACGTCAACGTCTGTCCGGTCTGTCTCGGGCTGCCCGGCTCCCTGCCCGTGCTCAACGAGGCGGCCGTCGAGGCCGCGGTGAAAGTCGGCAAGGCGATCGACGCCGACATTCCCGAGGAGACCCGCTTCCACCGGAAGAACTACTACTACCCCGACCTGCCGAAGAACTTCCAGATCACCCAGTACGACGAGCCGATCTGTCGCGACGGCGAACTCGAGATCTCCGTCGAGGGCGAGCGACACACGGTGACGATCGAGCGCGCCCATCTGGAGGAGGACCCGGGGAGCCTCCAGCACGTCGGCGGCGGCATCGACGCCGCCGACTACACGCTCGTCGACTACAACCGCGCCGGCGTCCCGCTGATGGAGGTCGTCACCGCGCCGGACTTCCGCTCGCCGTCGGAGGTGCGGGCGTTCCTCGCCGAACTCGAGGAGGTACTCGAGTATCTCGGCGTCTTCGACGCCTCCCGGGACGGCAGCCTGCGCGTCGACGCCAACCTCTCGATCATCGACGCCGACGAAGTGGGCGACGACGGCGAGATCGGCTCCGAGGCGCTGGCGGCGGCCAACCGCACCGAGGTCAAGAACATCTCGAGCCACAAGGGCGCGGAGAAGGCGCTGGCCTACGAGGAGACCCGCCAGCGAAACGCCGTCCAGCGCGGCCGCGCGGTCGAACAGGAGACTCGCCACTGGGACGAGGCCAAGGGGGTCACCGTCTCGATGCGCTCGAAGGAAGCCGAGAAGGACTATCGCTACTTCGAGGAGGCCGACCTCCCGCCGCTGCGCGTCTCCGGCTGGAAGGAGGAGATCGAGATCCCGGAACTGCCGCGGGCCCGCCGCGAGCGCTTCAGCGAGGAGTACGGCCTGAGCGAGGAGGCCGCCTCGAAGCTCACCTCCACCAAGCAGGTGGCGGACTTCTACGAGGACGTCGCCAGCGCGTTCGACCCCGACCTCGCGGCGACGTGGGTCGCCGACGAACTGCTGGGCGAACTCAACTACCGCGACATGGCGATCACGGACCTCGAAGGTCGCCTCGACGAGGTGACCCGGCTGGTCGAACTCGTCGCCGACGACGAGATCACGGCCAAGAACGCGAGGGAGGTCGTCCTGCGGGGGATGCTCGACGACGGCGACGACCCCGATACGATCGTCGAGCGCGAGGGCCTCGGCAAGACCGGCGCGGACGAGGTCGAGGCGGCCGTCCGCGAGGCCATCGAGGAGAACCCCGACGCCGTCGCCGACGTCGAGGCCGGCGAGGACGGCGCGATCAACTTCCTCGTCGGTCAGGTGATGCAAAAGACCGGCGGCAGCGCCGATCCGGGCGACGTGAACCAGTTGCTCCGGGCGGAACTGGAGTCGTAG